The DNA segment CGCCTGGGCGATCGCGCTCGGGTTCGCGCTCGGGTTCGCCGACCCGCTGCGCGAGGCCGGCCTGGGCTGGTTCGCGACCGCCGCCGCGATCGGCGTCGGACTCGGCGTCGTCGGTCTCGTCGTCGTGCAGGCGCGCAGGCGGCGCGACCGCGCGCCCGCCGCCGACGGCTGACCCGGGTTCAGCGGGAGCCGGCGTCGGCCTCGGAATCGTCGGCGGCGGAATCGTCGTCGCCGGCGGAGGCGGAATCGTCGTCCGCGTCCTCGTCGAGCGCATCGATGTCGATGCCGTCGAATGCGTCGCCGACGTCATCGTCTTCGTCTTCATCGTCG comes from the Agromyces marinus genome and includes:
- a CDS encoding DUF2530 domain-containing protein → MRLWLSESERRPDPEPVRADARKALLAGTIAWAIALGFALGFADPLREAGLGWFATAAAIGVGLGVVGLVVVQARRRRDRAPAADG